One Mycolicibacterium goodii genomic region harbors:
- a CDS encoding UDP-glucose dehydrogenase family protein — protein sequence MRCTVFGTGYLGATHAAGMAELGHEVIGVDIDPGKVAKLASGDIPFYEPGLRKVLNDNLSAGRLRFTTDYGEAAEFADVHFLGVGTPQKKGEYGADLRHVHAVIDTLVPQLRRPAVIVGKSTVPVGTAADLAQRAALLAPSGVDVEIAWNPEFLREGFAVHDTLHPDRIVLGVQPNSTRAEAAVRELYAPLIADGVPFLVTDLQTAELVKVSANAFLATKISFINAISEVCEAADADVTVLADALGYDPRIGRRFLNAGLGFGGGCLPKDIRAFMARAGELGANHALTFLREVDSINMRRRTAMVELATRACGGSLLGANIAVLGAAFKPESDDVRDSPALNVAGMLQLNGATVNVYDPKAIENSRRLFPTLTYSTSVIEACERADAVLVLTEWAEFVDLDPAALAGTVRAKVVVDGRNCLDIARWRQAGWRVHALGRRLDTRRDNDVARQL from the coding sequence ATGCGATGCACTGTGTTCGGCACCGGCTATCTGGGCGCGACCCACGCGGCGGGCATGGCCGAACTCGGCCATGAGGTCATCGGGGTCGACATCGACCCGGGCAAGGTGGCCAAACTGGCCTCCGGCGACATCCCGTTCTACGAGCCGGGCCTGCGGAAAGTGTTGAATGACAACCTCTCCGCGGGACGGTTGCGGTTCACCACCGATTACGGCGAGGCCGCCGAGTTCGCCGACGTGCACTTCCTGGGCGTCGGGACCCCGCAGAAGAAGGGCGAGTACGGCGCCGATCTGCGCCACGTGCATGCGGTGATCGACACACTGGTCCCACAACTGCGACGGCCGGCGGTGATCGTCGGCAAGTCCACCGTCCCGGTCGGGACGGCCGCGGACCTGGCGCAGCGCGCCGCGCTGCTGGCCCCGTCCGGCGTCGACGTCGAGATCGCCTGGAATCCGGAGTTCCTTCGCGAGGGCTTCGCGGTGCACGACACGCTGCATCCGGACCGCATCGTGCTGGGAGTGCAGCCGAACTCGACACGCGCGGAGGCGGCCGTGCGTGAACTGTACGCACCGCTGATCGCCGACGGGGTGCCGTTTTTGGTCACCGATCTGCAAACCGCCGAATTGGTCAAGGTCTCGGCGAATGCGTTTCTGGCAACCAAGATCTCGTTCATCAACGCGATCTCGGAGGTGTGCGAGGCCGCCGACGCCGACGTCACGGTGCTCGCCGACGCGTTGGGGTACGACCCGCGCATCGGGCGCCGATTTCTCAACGCCGGCTTGGGCTTCGGCGGTGGATGCCTGCCCAAGGACATCCGCGCGTTCATGGCCCGCGCCGGTGAGTTGGGGGCCAACCACGCGCTGACGTTCCTGCGGGAGGTGGACAGCATCAACATGCGCAGGCGCACCGCGATGGTCGAGTTGGCCACCCGCGCGTGCGGTGGATCGCTGCTCGGCGCCAACATCGCGGTGCTGGGCGCGGCGTTCAAACCCGAATCCGACGACGTGCGGGACTCCCCGGCGCTCAACGTCGCGGGCATGCTGCAGCTCAACGGCGCCACGGTGAACGTATACGACCCCAAGGCGATCGAGAACTCGCGACGGCTGTTCCCGACGCTGACCTATTCGACGTCGGTGATCGAGGCATGCGAACGGGCCGACGCGGTGCTGGTGCTCACCGAGTGGGCCGAGTTCGTCGACCTCGACCCCGCCGCGCTGGCCGGCACCGTCCGCGCCAAAGTCGTTGTGGACGGCCGGAACTGCCTCGACATCGCACGGTGGCGGCAGGCAGGCTGGCGCGTGCACGCGCTCGGCCGCCGTCTCGACACACGCCGGGACAACGACGTAGCTCGACAGTTGTAG
- a CDS encoding 2Fe-2S iron-sulfur cluster-binding protein — MSQPDHTSHVTLEIDGARRELTIDNRVTLLDALREHLHVTAPKKGCDHGQCGSCTVLLDGRRVTTCLTFAVAADGARITTASGLGQRDELHPVAQAFCDEDAFQCGYCTPGQICSAVGMLDEVKAGAPSFVSDDLDAPPVLTEEEIRERMSGNLCRCAAYPNIVAAIERAAST; from the coding sequence GTGAGCCAGCCCGATCACACCTCCCACGTCACCCTTGAGATCGACGGCGCCCGCCGTGAGCTGACCATCGACAACCGGGTGACGCTGCTCGACGCGCTACGTGAACATCTGCATGTCACCGCCCCGAAGAAAGGCTGTGACCACGGACAGTGCGGATCGTGCACGGTGCTGCTGGACGGCCGCCGCGTCACGACGTGCCTGACGTTCGCCGTCGCCGCTGACGGTGCCCGCATCACCACCGCAAGTGGCCTCGGTCAGCGCGACGAACTGCACCCGGTGGCGCAGGCTTTCTGCGACGAGGACGCCTTCCAGTGCGGATACTGCACGCCAGGACAGATCTGTTCGGCCGTCGGCATGCTCGACGAGGTCAAGGCCGGGGCCCCGAGTTTCGTCTCCGATGACCTCGACGCTCCCCCCGTGCTCACCGAGGAGGAGATCCGTGAGCGGATGAGCGGCAACCTGTGCCGATGCGCGGCGTATCCGAACATCGTCGCGGCGATCGAACGTGCGGCGAGCACATGA
- a CDS encoding nuclear transport factor 2 family protein, with translation MTTSEIATVLAWHDALNDKDFDTLVSLSSDDIEVGDAAGAVQGHAALRKWAETAGVTATPGRMYVHDGVVVAEQTITRADGSTAEGASAFRVVHDHVVSVFRHDDLASALAATDLSEEDLAG, from the coding sequence ATGACCACATCGGAGATCGCGACGGTTCTGGCCTGGCACGACGCGCTGAACGACAAGGACTTCGACACCCTGGTCTCCTTGTCCAGCGACGACATCGAGGTCGGCGACGCCGCCGGTGCCGTCCAGGGCCACGCGGCGCTGCGCAAATGGGCCGAAACGGCCGGCGTCACCGCCACCCCGGGCCGCATGTACGTCCACGACGGCGTCGTGGTGGCCGAGCAGACGATCACCCGCGCCGACGGCAGTACCGCCGAGGGCGCCTCGGCGTTCCGCGTGGTGCACGACCACGTGGTCTCGGTGTTCCGCCACGACGACCTGGCCTCGGCGCTGGCCGCAACCGATCTGAGCGAAGAGGATCTCGCCGGCTGA
- a CDS encoding cytochrome P450 produces MRERLRWMALHGFVRGMANLGMRRGDPQARLIADPVVRADPTTFADEMRKQGPVIRGRVVLLSFDHGVAFDLLRSDDFRVSQLGANLPAPLRWIADRTNPGLLHPIEPPSLLSIEPPDHTRMRKLVSSVFTTRAVATLRELVERTAHELLDGLEADSRGVVDVVERYCARLPVAVIGDILGVPDHDRPNILRYGELGAPSLDIGLSWRQYQQVNEGIIGFETWLNRHLRTLRREPGDDLLSQIITASESGATGEPLTDRELKALAGLVLAAGFETTVNLLGNGIRMLLDHPEHLETLAARPEVWPNAVEEILRLDSPVQMTARAAVRDVEVAGTAVSGGELVVLHLAGANRDPKVFDDPHRFDIQRDNAGRHLSFSGGRHFCLGAALARAEGEVGLRAFFERFPDARLAGDAVRRDTRVLRGWSTLPIALGKARAAVGS; encoded by the coding sequence ATGCGGGAACGACTCCGGTGGATGGCGTTGCACGGCTTCGTTCGGGGCATGGCAAATCTCGGTATGCGCCGTGGCGATCCGCAGGCCAGGTTGATCGCAGACCCCGTGGTGCGCGCGGACCCCACGACGTTCGCCGACGAGATGCGCAAGCAGGGCCCGGTGATCCGCGGTCGGGTGGTGTTGCTGTCCTTCGATCACGGTGTCGCGTTCGACCTGCTGCGTTCCGACGACTTCCGGGTCAGCCAACTCGGCGCCAACCTGCCCGCACCGCTGCGCTGGATCGCCGACCGGACCAACCCGGGCCTGCTGCATCCGATCGAGCCACCGTCGCTGCTGTCGATCGAGCCGCCCGACCACACCCGCATGCGCAAACTGGTGTCCTCGGTGTTCACCACCCGCGCGGTCGCCACGCTGCGCGAACTCGTCGAGCGGACCGCGCACGAACTCCTCGACGGACTCGAGGCCGATTCCAGGGGAGTTGTCGACGTCGTCGAGCGCTACTGTGCGCGGCTTCCCGTCGCGGTGATCGGCGATATCCTCGGCGTGCCCGACCATGACCGCCCCAACATCCTGCGCTACGGAGAACTGGGCGCACCGAGCCTCGACATCGGCCTGTCCTGGAGGCAGTACCAACAGGTCAACGAAGGCATCATCGGCTTCGAGACGTGGCTCAACCGGCACCTGCGCACGCTGCGCCGCGAACCGGGCGACGATCTGCTGAGCCAGATCATCACCGCATCCGAGAGCGGCGCGACCGGAGAGCCGCTGACCGACCGGGAACTCAAGGCGTTGGCCGGTCTGGTGCTCGCGGCCGGCTTCGAGACCACCGTGAACCTCCTCGGCAACGGCATCCGCATGCTGCTGGACCACCCCGAGCACCTCGAGACCCTCGCGGCGCGCCCCGAGGTGTGGCCCAACGCGGTCGAGGAGATCCTGCGACTCGATTCGCCGGTGCAGATGACCGCCCGCGCGGCGGTCCGCGACGTCGAGGTCGCCGGGACCGCGGTGAGCGGTGGCGAGTTGGTGGTGTTGCACCTCGCGGGCGCCAACCGCGATCCCAAGGTGTTCGACGACCCGCACCGCTTCGACATCCAACGCGACAACGCCGGACGGCACCTGTCGTTCTCGGGCGGGCGTCACTTCTGCCTCGGCGCGGCGCTGGCCCGTGCCGAGGGCGAGGTGGGCCTGCGGGCGTTCTTCGAGCGCTTTCCCGATGCCCGGCTGGCCGGCGATGCGGTCCGCCGCGACACCCGCGTGCTGCGCGGTTGGTCGACTCTCCCGATTGCGCTCGGAAAGGCGCGCGCGGCGGTAGGTTCATGA
- the dcd gene encoding dCTP deaminase, which yields MLLSDRDIRAEIAAKRLALEPFEDALVQPSSIDVRLDRMFRVFNNTRYTHIDPAMQQDELTTLVEPAEGEPFVLHPGEFVLGSTLELCTLPDDLAGRLEGKSSLGRLGLLTHSTAGFVDPGFSGHITLELSNVANLPITLWPGMKIGQLCLLRLTSPAENPYGSAAVGSKYQGQRGPTPSRSHLNFIKS from the coding sequence GTGCTGCTTTCCGATCGTGATATCCGGGCCGAGATCGCCGCGAAACGCCTGGCCCTCGAGCCGTTCGAGGATGCCCTGGTGCAGCCGTCGAGCATCGACGTGCGGCTCGACCGCATGTTCCGTGTCTTCAACAACACCCGGTACACCCACATCGACCCCGCGATGCAGCAGGACGAGCTGACCACGCTGGTCGAACCCGCCGAGGGCGAGCCGTTCGTTCTGCACCCGGGTGAGTTCGTGCTGGGCTCGACGCTGGAGCTGTGCACGCTGCCCGACGATCTGGCGGGCCGGTTGGAGGGCAAGTCGTCACTGGGCCGGCTGGGGCTGTTGACGCACTCGACCGCGGGTTTCGTCGATCCGGGGTTCTCCGGGCACATCACCCTGGAGCTGTCGAACGTCGCGAACCTGCCCATCACGTTGTGGCCGGGCATGAAGATCGGGCAGCTGTGCCTGCTGCGGCTGACCAGCCCGGCCGAGAATCCGTACGGCAGCGCCGCGGTGGGGTCGAAATATCAGGGGCAGCGCGGGCCGACGCCCTCGCGCTCGCACCTCAACTTCATCAAGTCCTGA
- a CDS encoding DUF7159 family protein gives MDIVLGVSMTPTTVRMVLVEGENADGVTVDHDVFDVTATDDVATMSAADQVVAAILGTQESAESGGHHLKSIGVTWSDHSDASALRDSLTAHGIDDVMMVSEGHAAAALAQAVGRAVGYDTTALLFIDRDAATLSVVQTEDGSVVKVLGSSLHSTDAMAVLTDMAAAVAAQETPPDGMFIVGSGVDVSSVKEHLQHLVSMPVNAPEEPELALARGAALASAHAPAFEASTVGLAYSQDPDGPTAGSAYALAGLDTQLAPARSDLGSLVGGGVASEVDDLDPALFNEAAADEERKPFLLVGSALTSVFVIGVVALVISLAVSIRPTVDQRPAPAQGAVVPSAPAAKAPAPAPAPEAKPVQEAPPPAPPPETIKAPVPVVQEAPQPQAPPRTVYVEQPQAPAPAPAAPPPAPEAPPPAPAPVAPAPVLPAPAPIYQPPGYVPPVVVLPRVPSIFRPPWEPQRPPQQNPWNPPWDPPKQAPQPQWPGSGGWNPGDDSDDGPGRGRRGGGDGDWNPGRGSSGGSDRGGSGNGGWNPGGSGGSGGHNGGGSGGNGGGIWPFPFGGGRH, from the coding sequence GTGGACATCGTACTGGGTGTGTCGATGACACCCACGACGGTCCGCATGGTGCTGGTCGAGGGGGAGAACGCCGACGGGGTCACCGTCGATCACGACGTCTTCGACGTCACCGCCACCGACGACGTGGCAACGATGAGCGCGGCCGATCAGGTCGTCGCGGCAATCCTCGGAACACAAGAGAGCGCCGAATCGGGCGGGCATCATCTCAAGTCGATCGGTGTCACGTGGAGTGATCATTCCGACGCGTCCGCGCTGCGCGACTCACTCACCGCGCACGGCATCGACGACGTCATGATGGTCTCGGAAGGCCACGCCGCCGCGGCGCTGGCGCAGGCCGTCGGCCGTGCCGTCGGATACGACACCACCGCACTGCTGTTCATCGATCGCGACGCCGCCACGCTGTCGGTGGTGCAGACCGAGGACGGCTCGGTGGTCAAGGTGCTCGGCAGCTCGCTGCACAGCACCGACGCGATGGCTGTCCTCACCGACATGGCCGCAGCGGTCGCCGCGCAGGAGACCCCGCCCGACGGCATGTTCATCGTGGGTTCGGGTGTCGACGTCAGCTCCGTCAAGGAGCACCTGCAGCACCTCGTGTCGATGCCCGTCAACGCTCCCGAGGAACCGGAGCTGGCGCTGGCCCGCGGTGCCGCCCTGGCGTCGGCGCACGCGCCGGCCTTCGAAGCGTCCACCGTCGGTTTGGCGTACTCACAGGACCCTGACGGCCCGACCGCGGGCAGCGCCTACGCACTGGCGGGTCTGGACACGCAGCTCGCGCCGGCCCGCTCGGATCTCGGCAGCCTGGTCGGGGGCGGCGTCGCGAGCGAGGTGGACGACCTCGACCCCGCGCTGTTCAACGAGGCCGCCGCCGACGAGGAGCGGAAACCGTTCCTCCTGGTCGGCAGCGCGCTGACCTCGGTGTTCGTCATCGGCGTCGTGGCACTCGTCATCTCGCTCGCGGTGAGCATCCGCCCCACGGTCGACCAGCGTCCCGCTCCCGCACAGGGCGCCGTCGTACCGAGCGCACCGGCCGCCAAGGCTCCCGCGCCTGCCCCTGCTCCCGAGGCGAAGCCGGTGCAGGAAGCTCCGCCGCCGGCCCCGCCACCCGAGACCATCAAGGCCCCGGTCCCCGTGGTGCAGGAGGCCCCGCAGCCGCAGGCCCCGCCGCGCACGGTGTATGTGGAACAACCGCAGGCACCGGCACCGGCTCCCGCGGCACCGCCACCGGCACCCGAGGCGCCCCCGCCGGCTCCGGCCCCGGTGGCACCCGCGCCGGTGCTTCCCGCGCCGGCACCGATCTACCAGCCGCCGGGATACGTCCCGCCGGTTGTGGTGCTGCCGCGCGTTCCGTCGATCTTCCGGCCACCGTGGGAACCGCAGCGCCCGCCGCAGCAGAACCCGTGGAACCCGCCGTGGGATCCGCCGAAGCAGGCACCGCAGCCGCAGTGGCCCGGCTCCGGTGGCTGGAACCCCGGTGACGACTCGGATGACGGCCCAGGCCGCGGTCGCCGTGGCGGTGGTGACGGCGACTGGAACCCGGGGCGTGGATCCTCGGGCGGCTCCGACCGGGGAGGGTCCGGTAACGGCGGCTGGAATCCCGGCGGCTCGGGCGGTTCCGGTGGTCACAACGGCGGCGGCTCGGGCGGCAACGGCGGCGGTATCTGGCCGTTCCCGTTCGGCGGCGGTCGGCACTAG
- a CDS encoding TetR/AcrR family transcriptional regulator, whose protein sequence is MARDDWLLGGERSTAAAERIYAAATELVLRDGLDALDIETLTARVHCSRATIYRYAGGKAQIRDAVLLRLAAGIVDSVRQAVDHLSGRERVVQAVTVALEHIRSDPLRQMMAGLGAGRDLSELPASPVLADLAAELTGVTDDPQAAQWIVRVVMSLAVWPIGDPAAEAALVERFVAPAFE, encoded by the coding sequence GTGGCCCGGGACGACTGGCTGCTCGGCGGTGAGCGCAGCACGGCGGCCGCCGAGCGCATCTACGCCGCGGCCACCGAACTCGTCCTGCGCGACGGCCTGGACGCTCTCGACATCGAGACGCTGACGGCGCGCGTGCACTGCTCGCGGGCCACGATCTACCGCTATGCGGGAGGCAAGGCGCAGATCCGCGACGCCGTGCTGCTGCGCCTCGCGGCGGGCATCGTCGATTCGGTGCGTCAGGCCGTCGACCATCTCAGCGGTCGCGAGCGCGTGGTCCAGGCCGTCACCGTCGCGCTGGAGCACATCCGGTCCGACCCGCTACGGCAGATGATGGCCGGCCTCGGGGCGGGCCGCGATCTGAGCGAGCTTCCCGCCTCGCCGGTGCTGGCGGACCTGGCGGCCGAACTCACCGGCGTCACCGACGACCCACAGGCCGCCCAGTGGATCGTGCGCGTCGTGATGTCCCTGGCCGTCTGGCCGATCGGGGATCCTGCGGCCGAAGCGGCCTTGGTCGAACGCTTCGTGGCGCCTGCGTTCGAGTGA
- a CDS encoding maleylpyruvate isomerase family mycothiol-dependent enzyme codes for MDFRAALLDQTRAFGELIASGDPATPVPTCPDWTLRQLFRHVGRGNRWAAQIISDRLSQELDPRQVRDGKPPDDPDRAIEWLNAGAALIVKAVDQVGSEARVWTFLGPRPAGWWIRRRANEVAVHRADAAIALGVDYDLPTELAADAISEWLERTCVEAKRHHRDPLAFGQSVHLHATDDGLGPTGEWTLVNDEDGVGWSHDHGKGSVALRGPAKDLLLAITGRRTPADLGVETFGDTEVWDKMLTAAPF; via the coding sequence GTGGATTTCCGAGCCGCGCTGCTCGACCAGACCCGCGCCTTCGGAGAGCTGATCGCCTCCGGCGATCCCGCCACGCCCGTCCCCACCTGTCCGGACTGGACGTTGCGTCAGCTCTTCCGTCACGTAGGACGCGGAAATCGTTGGGCCGCACAGATAATCAGTGACCGACTGTCGCAAGAACTGGATCCGCGCCAGGTGCGCGACGGTAAGCCTCCCGACGATCCCGATCGTGCCATCGAATGGCTCAACGCCGGTGCGGCCCTGATCGTCAAGGCCGTCGACCAGGTGGGCTCCGAGGCCCGCGTCTGGACGTTCCTGGGTCCCCGTCCCGCGGGCTGGTGGATCCGGCGCCGCGCCAACGAGGTCGCGGTGCACCGGGCCGACGCCGCAATCGCGCTTGGCGTCGATTACGACCTACCGACCGAACTGGCCGCCGACGCGATCAGCGAATGGCTCGAGCGCACCTGCGTGGAAGCGAAGAGACATCACCGGGACCCACTGGCCTTCGGCCAGAGCGTGCACCTGCACGCCACCGACGACGGCCTCGGCCCGACGGGCGAGTGGACCCTGGTCAACGATGAGGACGGCGTCGGATGGTCGCACGACCACGGCAAGGGTTCGGTCGCGCTGCGGGGGCCCGCCAAAGACCTGCTGCTGGCGATCACCGGTCGTCGCACCCCGGCCGACCTGGGTGTTGAGACGTTCGGCGACACGGAGGTCTGGGACAAGATGCTGACCGCCGCGCCCTTCTGA
- a CDS encoding FAD binding domain-containing protein → MRAFDYHVATSPADAVATLARHPGAAYLAGGTNLVDHMKLGVAEPDLLVDVSRLDLDQITVTDDGGVRVGANVRNSDLAADPVIRSHYPMLARALLSGASGQLRNAATTAGNLLQRTRCVYFQDVTTPCNKREPGTGCSAIGGYVRYHAILGASGQCVAVHPSDMAVAMSALDAIVVVQGPDGERRLPIDDFYRLPGDAPQRDTTLAHAELITAVELPPPPGGAVSDYRKVRDRASYAFALVSVAAELAFTDTYQISSARIALGGVAHKPWRARRAESVLVADQPSDETFLAAADAELGVAEPLPGNEFKVELARRTLVAQLRMLTARRQR, encoded by the coding sequence ATGAGGGCCTTCGACTACCACGTCGCCACGAGCCCTGCCGACGCGGTCGCGACGCTGGCCCGGCATCCCGGCGCGGCCTACCTGGCCGGTGGGACCAATCTCGTGGACCACATGAAACTCGGTGTGGCCGAACCGGATCTGCTCGTCGATGTCAGCCGTCTGGACCTCGACCAGATCACCGTGACCGACGACGGTGGAGTCCGCGTCGGCGCCAACGTCCGCAACAGCGATCTCGCCGCCGACCCGGTGATCCGTTCGCACTACCCGATGTTGGCCCGCGCACTGCTGTCCGGCGCGTCCGGCCAGTTGCGCAACGCCGCGACCACGGCGGGAAACTTGTTGCAGCGCACCCGATGTGTCTACTTTCAGGACGTCACCACACCGTGCAACAAGCGCGAGCCGGGCACCGGCTGCTCGGCAATCGGCGGATATGTGCGCTACCACGCGATCCTCGGCGCCTCTGGGCAGTGCGTCGCGGTACATCCGTCGGACATGGCGGTCGCGATGAGCGCCCTGGACGCGATCGTCGTGGTGCAGGGACCCGACGGCGAACGGCGCCTGCCCATCGACGATTTCTATCGGCTGCCCGGTGACGCCCCGCAGCGCGACACCACGCTTGCGCACGCCGAACTCATCACCGCCGTGGAGTTGCCGCCGCCACCGGGCGGCGCAGTGTCGGACTACCGCAAGGTGCGCGACCGGGCGTCTTATGCGTTCGCTCTGGTATCGGTTGCCGCCGAGCTGGCGTTCACCGACACCTACCAGATCTCCTCGGCGAGAATCGCTCTGGGTGGGGTGGCCCACAAACCGTGGCGCGCCCGGCGCGCCGAGAGCGTGCTGGTCGCCGACCAGCCTTCTGACGAGACGTTCCTCGCCGCGGCCGACGCCGAGCTCGGCGTCGCCGAACCGTTGCCCGGTAACGAGTTCAAGGTCGAATTGGCGCGGCGCACATTGGTTGCCCAATTGCGCATGCTCACGGCGCGGAGGCAGCGATGA
- a CDS encoding xanthine dehydrogenase family protein molybdopterin-binding subunit has translation MTLLEPRAIGKPVVRRESRAKVTGTAPYAFEHTVVDALYLHPLQATVARGRVVTMDVAAARALDGVRDILTVFDAPELADTSDGEFTILQDDRVHFRGQIIGGVVAESAEIAREAASLVDVEYVEEPHDVELRVDHPGLYTPQQVNSGYPPETDDGDVETALARAAVTVDQTYETPIEHNNPMEPHACIAQWSHDETDDGGKPVVLLYDSTQGVHAVRKALAPVFGLEPDRIRVVAPHVGGGFGSKGAPHAHNVLAILAAQRSGGRPVKLALTRQQMFSLVGYRTPTIQRIRLGADRDGRLTALVHDVVEQTSAVKEFAEQTAVTSRKMYAGANRRTSHKLAALDVPIPFWMRAPGECPGTYAAEVAMDELAVACGVDPIELRVRNDPEVDPETGKPWSGRHLVECLRLGADRFGWASRDPRPAARRDGEWLIGTGVAAATYPGMAMPGNSARITYSAEGHYTVQIGAADIGTGTWTTLSQIAADALGCDLAAVDLQIGDTDLPEASVAGGSSGITSWGSAIVAAARRFRADHGDPPAVGATTVAQSPKNPDADDVTVQSFGAHFVEAHVNADTGEIRVPRMLGVFSIGRVINARTLRSQLIGGMTMGLSMALHEESVRDPRFGHVVTQDLATYHISAHADAADIDAIWLDEAEDHLNPMGSRGAGEIGIVGSAAAVVNAVYHASGVRVRKLPVTLDKVLAGLPELV, from the coding sequence ATGACCCTGCTGGAGCCCCGCGCCATCGGTAAACCCGTCGTCCGCAGGGAGAGCCGCGCCAAGGTCACCGGCACCGCGCCGTACGCGTTCGAGCACACCGTCGTCGACGCGCTCTACCTGCATCCGCTGCAGGCCACCGTGGCCCGCGGTCGGGTGGTGACCATGGACGTGGCCGCGGCCCGCGCACTCGACGGCGTACGCGACATCCTCACGGTGTTCGACGCGCCGGAGTTGGCGGACACCTCCGATGGCGAGTTCACGATCCTGCAGGACGACCGGGTCCACTTCCGCGGGCAGATCATCGGTGGCGTGGTCGCCGAATCCGCTGAGATCGCCAGGGAAGCAGCCTCGCTCGTGGACGTCGAGTACGTAGAGGAACCCCACGACGTCGAGCTGCGCGTCGACCACCCCGGCCTGTACACGCCGCAGCAGGTCAACAGCGGCTACCCACCGGAGACCGACGACGGCGATGTGGAGACCGCACTCGCGCGGGCCGCGGTGACCGTCGACCAGACCTACGAGACACCGATCGAGCACAACAACCCGATGGAACCCCACGCGTGTATCGCGCAGTGGAGCCACGACGAGACCGATGACGGCGGCAAACCCGTTGTATTGCTGTACGATTCGACGCAGGGCGTGCACGCGGTCCGTAAGGCGCTCGCACCGGTCTTCGGCCTCGAGCCCGACCGGATCCGGGTGGTCGCCCCGCACGTGGGCGGTGGCTTCGGGTCGAAAGGCGCACCGCACGCGCACAACGTGCTGGCGATCCTGGCCGCACAGCGCAGCGGAGGGCGACCGGTGAAGCTGGCGCTGACGCGTCAGCAGATGTTCTCGCTCGTCGGCTACCGCACGCCCACCATCCAGCGGATCCGGTTGGGCGCCGACCGCGACGGCAGGCTCACCGCACTCGTGCACGACGTGGTCGAACAGACCTCGGCGGTCAAGGAGTTCGCCGAGCAGACCGCGGTCACATCGCGCAAGATGTACGCCGGCGCCAACCGCCGCACCTCCCACAAGCTGGCAGCTCTCGACGTGCCCATACCGTTTTGGATGCGCGCGCCCGGTGAGTGTCCGGGTACGTACGCCGCCGAGGTCGCGATGGACGAACTCGCGGTGGCGTGCGGTGTCGATCCGATCGAGCTGCGCGTGCGTAACGACCCCGAGGTGGACCCGGAGACGGGCAAGCCGTGGTCGGGTAGACATCTGGTGGAATGCCTGCGGCTCGGCGCGGACCGTTTCGGCTGGGCGTCGCGTGATCCGCGGCCTGCGGCGCGCCGCGACGGGGAGTGGCTGATCGGCACCGGGGTCGCCGCGGCGACCTACCCGGGCATGGCGATGCCGGGCAACTCTGCGCGCATCACCTACTCCGCCGAGGGCCACTACACCGTGCAGATCGGTGCAGCCGACATCGGCACCGGAACGTGGACGACGTTGTCGCAGATCGCCGCCGACGCGCTGGGCTGCGATCTGGCGGCGGTGGATCTGCAGATCGGCGACACCGATCTGCCGGAGGCGTCGGTGGCCGGTGGTTCGTCGGGCATCACATCGTGGGGTTCGGCGATCGTCGCCGCGGCACGGCGATTCCGGGCCGACCACGGTGATCCGCCCGCGGTCGGTGCGACGACCGTCGCGCAGTCACCGAAGAACCCCGACGCCGACGATGTCACGGTGCAGTCGTTCGGCGCGCATTTCGTGGAGGCGCACGTCAACGCCGATACCGGCGAGATCCGGGTGCCGCGCATGCTCGGCGTGTTCTCGATCGGCCGCGTCATCAACGCCCGCACGCTGCGGTCGCAGCTGATCGGCGGGATGACGATGGGCTTGTCGATGGCGCTGCACGAGGAGAGCGTGCGGGATCCGCGGTTCGGCCACGTCGTCACCCAGGATCTCGCGACGTATCACATCAGCGCCCACGCCGATGCGGCCGACATCGACGCGATCTGGCTCGACGAGGCCGAGGATCATCTCAACCCCATGGGCTCACGCGGGGCCGGCGAGATCGGCATCGTGGGGTCGGCCGCGGCCGTGGTCAACGCGGTGTATCACGCCAGCGGGGTGCGGGTGCGCAAACTGCCGGTCACGCTCGACAAGGTGCTGGCGGGTCTGCCCGAACTCGTGTGA